Part of the Pseudodesulfovibrio hydrargyri genome is shown below.
GGGCGCATCGTGGCCCTCAAGGTCCTCAGGCCCGCCGAGATCATGGACGACCTGCTCGGCCGGGACGCCCTTCGCGAGATGTTCTTCAAGGAGGCCTCGGCCATGGCCTCGATCAGCCACCCCAACGTGGCCGCCGTGCTCGACGCGGGCGGCGGGGGCGACTGTGCGGACTGCCCCGCCGTGCCCCCGCATTTCACCATGGAATATTTCTGCGGCAACCTCGGGGTGCTCATGGGCGAGACCTACGAGGTGGAGCGCAAATCCCGGCTCCTCGGGGTGGAGACCTCCCTGTCCATCGCGCGCGGCATGATCGGCGGCCTGGACCGCCTGCACTACGAGGGCATCATCCATCGTGACGTCAAGCCGTTCAACGTCATGCTCGCCGAGGACCAGGGCGGGCCGGGCACGGTCAAGCTCATCGACTTCGGCCTGTCCAAGCTGCGCGGCGAGCGCACCGCCCACCACAAGGGCATGGTCGTGGGCTCGCCGTACTACGCCGCGCCCGAGCAGGAGGCGGACCCGGAGTCGGCCGACGAGCGCTCGGACCTCTATTCCGTGGGCGTGACCCTGTACCGCATGCTTACCGGTTGCTTGCCGGACGGGACGCCGGGCGGCAAGGGCGTGGCTCCCATCCGCGAGGTCCACGCCGACCTGGATCGAGGTTGGGACGACTTTTTTGCCACGGCCCTGGCCCGCGACCCGGCGGCCCGGTTCCCGGACGGCCCGGCCATGCTTGCGGCCCTGGACGAGCTTGAAGCCCGCTGGCGCAAGCGGCGTGACGCCGCCTGCGCGGCCCCGGACCTCCTGGCCGAGCCCGAACCCCTGAAAACCTGCCCGCCTCCCCGGTCCAAGCCGCTCAAAGCCGGGCTCAAGCAGGGGCGCGCGGCCTTCGGCCTGGATGAGTTGTGGCGGCCCGAGTGCTATGCCCACGGCGAGTTCGTGGACCAGGGTGACGGCACGGTCGTTGAGCGGACCCGGGGGTTGGTCTGGGAGCGTCACGGCTCCCGCTATCCGCTGACCTGGGAGCGCGCGAACAGTCACGTCGCCCGCCTGAACAAAAACGGGTACGCAGGCCGCGCCGACTGGCGGCTGCCCACCGTGGCCGAGTTGACCACGCTCTTCACCGGCCGCACCGAGCCCGGCGAATTCTGCTTCGAATCCGCCTTTGACCCGCAAAAGGCCCGCCTCTGGTCCGCCGACCGCAAGGCCTTTACCGCCGCCTGGTACGTGGACGCCGAGCTCGGCTTCGTCTGGTGGCAGGACCTGACCTGTCGCTTCTTCGCCCGCGCCGTGGCCGGGTAGGGGAGGGAGTGCCTCCGGCGGCCAGGGGGGAAACTTTCGAGAAAGTTTCCCCCCTGGACTCCCCTTCAAAGCTTTTTATCGCCGCTTCGCGGGGACTGGCCCGGTCCATCGGCCGGTTCGGACATCGTAGTCGCGCCAGCCGAAGCGGACAAAGCCCAGGTCCCGGTCGTGCAGGCCGCCCGCGAAGCCGATGGGCAGGCGCAGGCCCGGGTTGGTGTTTTATTGAACAGGCTCAACAGGGGATGCTCAAATTTTCAATATAGCAACTGTCGGAAACCGAGGTGCCGCAGTAATGGATGTATCAATCGAATGTTGGTGTATTCTTGTAGTGGTGTATTAATTATTTTAAGTCATGGAATTCGGACATGCATTTTTTACAAGTGTAATAAAACCGTCCTTTACTAAAAAAATAATAAGCACAAGTGATTGCAATTATCGCATAAAGGAAAATGGACACTGTGCCTGCGATCAAGTCGATCAAAAGAACAATCGATGCGGCAAGAAGGAGGAGCAATCCTTCCTTCTTTTTACGGTGTTCCACAATATCCGGCGAGTTGCAGTTGGGGCATCTTGTCATTTGCAATCCTTTGTTGGACGGTGAGTTGCCTCACCGTCCTTGGGAATTCTATTTGTCGGTTTGCGTGTATTCCTTGGGATCGAAGTCTTTCCACCTCGTTCTCATCATCCGTTCAGCACTCCCATCCGTAAGTTCATGAATCGTTTTCTTTTTTGTTTCATCTATGAATTCTCGTAACGGTGGATATTCATTTATTGTTCCCCGTAATAAGCCGGAGGTTCCCCCCATAATCGCTCCTGCAATCGTTCCCGGCAAACCAAAGGTACTACCCCGCCAAGCACCCAAGCCAACACCGACCGCACTGCTCGTAGCTATCCTGCGTCCAGCACCTTTTCTTGCTTCCAACCCCAGCGGATCAACCCCATTCACCGGATCATCCAAACAATACCCGTACCAATCCGGGTCGCCTCCCTTGTCCCCGATGGGGTCCGGGGCGGTCCATCGGCCTGTCCTGACGTCGTGGTCCCGCCAGCCGAAGCGGACAAAGCCCAGGTCCCGGTCGTGCAGGCCGCCCGCGAAGCCGACGGGCAGGCGCAGGTCCGGGTTGGTGTCCTCGATGATGCCGCCGAACGGGTCGTACAGCACTTCCTTTATCACGTTGTCGTCCACGTCGGCAACAACGCGCAGGGGACCGACCTGGTCGTAGAACAGCCCGGCCACCTCACCGTCGTCGCGGCGCATGGCAAAGGGCGTGCGCTCGCCGTCGCGGTAGGCGAACTCGTATTGGTGTTGTCCGTCATAGAACGCGGCCAGGCGCACGAAGTCGAGCCACTGGTAGGCCTCCACGAGTTCGCCGTTCCTGTACTTGGCCACCCGCTGATCGTCCTCGTCGTGGGCAAAGGTGAAGACCTTGTCCCGGTCCTCTTCCTCGGCCTTGAGCAGCCGGTAGTCCGGGCTGTATTCGTACAAGGTGTACACGCCCTTGTCCGACCAGATGGACCGGAACCCGCGCTCATCGTGCGAATACTGCCCGCCCCCCGCGCGCATCAGCCGGTTGTCCGGGGTGTATTGGTAGTCGCGATAATTCGCCCCGGCCGTGGCGGGCAGATAATCCCGCACCCTACGCCCCTCGCGGCCGTACTAGCACTGACAGATCAGCCGCCCGTCCAGCTTGGCCTCGGCCAGCCGCCCGCCGTCGTCAAACGCATAGGCCCAGGTGGACTTGCGCCCCCTGACCGTCTCGGTTTTCTCCACAATGCGCCCGTCCGGGCCGCGCCTCAGTTGGCAAAGATAAGGTGCTGTCACGGCGACCTCCGTTGGTTTCGTTCCCGAGGCCCGTCCCCGGGAATCCAAACCAGCATACCCCCGGTTTTCGCCAACACCCTGTTTTGTCGAAGAATGACGCCCAAAAGCACCCGATGCGCATAAAAAAGCAACTTGACAGGGGAAGACAATGCCTCCGGCGGCCAGAGGGGAAACTTTCGAGAAAGTTTCCCCTCTGGACTCCCCTTCAAAGCTTTTTGTGTGCCTTCGGCAGGGCCGTGCGGATTCGGGAATACCCCTTCTTCCCTGGAGCGACTCGGGTGCGCAGCACCCGACAGCGGATCTCCTACCGCGCTATGGATAGGCTTGGGAGAGTGGGGCAGCTGTGCATTTTTCGAGGGCCCGCCTGACCGCAGCGTACTCCCTGTACGTGAGGATCAGGCGGGCCCTCGGAAAATGTGCAGATGGCCCGCTATCGCAAGCCGCCCCTGTCCCCCCGCACCACCCCTTGCCGTTCACCGGGTGGTTTGTGACCGTTCACCTAAAAAGAGGGGCGGTTGGCTTTTGCTTTATATAGATGATAACGTGTCAACGGCGGTCTCCGCCATGATTCGACATTCCAGTGGGTTGCGGCCCGTGACACGCGGGCGAGGCGAAGAAACGATCAGCTCAGGAGCATCTCGATGACCGAAGAAGAGAAGAAAATCGAAAGCATGCAAAAGGATGGACAGATATTTCAGCCCGACGCCGCCATGGCCGGACAGGCCTGGATTCAGAGCATGGACGCCTACCGGGCGGACCACGAGCGGGCTCTCAATGACCCGGACGGGTATTGGGGCGAGCGGGCCAAGGAGTTGATCGACTGGTTTTCCGATTTCGATTCCGTACTGGAAGCGGACTACGACAAGCCGGAGTTCAAGTGGTTTTCGGGCGGCCGGACCAACGTGGCCTACAACTGCCTGGACCGCCACCTGACCGGCAACCGCCGGAACAAGGCCGCGCTCATCTGGCAGGGCGAGCCCGAGGAGGACGTCCGCGTCTACACCTACCAGATGCTCCACACCGAGGTCTGCCGGTTCGCCAACGTCCTGAAGAAGAAGGGCGTCAAGCGCGGCGACCGGGTCTCCCTGTACATGCCCATGATCCCGGAACTGGCCATCGCCATGCTGGCCTGCACGAGGCTGGGCGCGCCGCACTCCATCGTGTTCGCGGGGTTCTCGTCCATCGCCCTGCAGTCGCGCATCGAGGACGCCGAGGCCAAGGTCCTGGTCACGGCCGACGCGGTCATCCGCGCGGGCAAGACCATCCCGCTCAAGCCCAACGCGGACGAGGCCCTCAAGGACTGCCCGTCGGTGGAGCAGTGCATCGTGGTCAGGCGCGGCGGCAACGAGATCAACATGGTCGAGGGCCGCGACTCCTGGTGGCACGACGAGATCACGGCCGAGGACATCACCTCGGACTGCGGCTACGAGGAGATGGAGGCCGAGGACCCGCTGTTCATCCTCTACACCTCCGGGTCCACGGGCAAGCCCAAGGGCGTGCTGCACACCACGGGCGGCTACCTGACCTACGCGGCCCACTCCACCCAGATCGTCTTCGACGTCAAGGACGACGACGTCTACTGGTGCACGGCCGACGTGGGCTGGATCACCGGCCACTCCTACATCGTCTACGGACCGTTGGCGCTGGGGGCCACCTCGGTCATGTTCGAGGGCGTGCCGAGCTATCCCAGGCCGGACCGCTTCTGGCAGATCGTGGACAAGTTCAAGGTCAACATCTTTTACACCGCGCCCACGGTCATCCGCGCGCTCATGCGCGAGGGCGAGCAGTGGACCAAGACCTACGACACCACCTCCCTGCGCCTGCTCGGCTCGGTGGGCGAACCCATCAACCCCGAGGCGTGGATGTGGTACCACGACCACGTGGGCAACGGGAAACTGCCCATCGTGGACACCTGGTGGCAGACCGAAACCGGCGGCATCATGATCTCGGCCATGCCCTACGCCACCCCGCTCAAGCCCGGTTCCGCGACCCTGCCCCTGCCCGGCGTGTCGGCCCAGATCGTGCGCCGCGACGGCACCCGCGCCGAGCCCAACGAGGGCGGCCACCTGATCATCGACAAGCCGTGGCCCGGCATGCTGCGCAACGTCTGGGGCAACCCGGAGCGCTACAAGTCCACCTATTTCGCCGGGTTCCCCGGGGCCTACGAGGCGGGCGACGGCGCGCGCGTGGACGAGGACGGCTACTTCTGGATCATGGGCCGCCTGGACGACGTCATCAACGTGTCCGGCCACCGCATGGGCACGGCCGAGATCGAGTCCGCCCTGGTGGCCCATCCGGACGTGTCCGAGGCCGCCGTGGTCGGCATGC
Proteins encoded:
- a CDS encoding RHS repeat-associated core domain-containing protein, with the protein product MRDYLPATAGANYRDYQYTPDNRLMRAGGGQYSHDERGFRSIWSDKGVYTLYEYSPDYRLLKAEEEDRDKVFTFAHDEDDQRVAKYRNGELVEAYQWLDFVRLAAFYDGQHQYEFAYRDGERTPFAMRRDDGEVAGLFYDQVGPLRVVADVDDNVIKEVLYDPFGGIIEDTNPDLRLPVGFAGGLHDRDLGFVRFGWRDHDVRTGRWTAPDPIGDKGGDPDWYGYCLDDPVNGVDPLGLEARKGAGRRIATSSAVGVGLGAWRGSTFGLPGTIAGAIMGGTSGLLRGTINEYPPLREFIDETKKKTIHELTDGSAERMMRTRWKDFDPKEYTQTDK
- the acs gene encoding acetate--CoA ligase — translated: MTEEEKKIESMQKDGQIFQPDAAMAGQAWIQSMDAYRADHERALNDPDGYWGERAKELIDWFSDFDSVLEADYDKPEFKWFSGGRTNVAYNCLDRHLTGNRRNKAALIWQGEPEEDVRVYTYQMLHTEVCRFANVLKKKGVKRGDRVSLYMPMIPELAIAMLACTRLGAPHSIVFAGFSSIALQSRIEDAEAKVLVTADAVIRAGKTIPLKPNADEALKDCPSVEQCIVVRRGGNEINMVEGRDSWWHDEITAEDITSDCGYEEMEAEDPLFILYTSGSTGKPKGVLHTTGGYLTYAAHSTQIVFDVKDDDVYWCTADVGWITGHSYIVYGPLALGATSVMFEGVPSYPRPDRFWQIVDKFKVNIFYTAPTVIRALMREGEQWTKTYDTTSLRLLGSVGEPINPEAWMWYHDHVGNGKLPIVDTWWQTETGGIMISAMPYATPLKPGSATLPLPGVSAQIVRRDGTRAEPNEGGHLIIDKPWPGMLRNVWGNPERYKSTYFAGFPGAYEAGDGARVDEDGYFWIMGRLDDVINVSGHRMGTAEIESALVAHPDVSEAAVVGMPHDIKGETIYAYVTLRSGVEPDDDMVKDLKVWVRKEIGPIATPEFIQFADGLPKTRSGKIMRRVLRKIVEGSTDFGDTSTLADPGVVTDLVEGNKDLLG
- a CDS encoding protein kinase domain-containing protein; amino-acid sequence: MRIGRYEIRGLLGRGGMGAVYKAAMPVTGRIVALKVLRPAEIMDDLLGRDALREMFFKEASAMASISHPNVAAVLDAGGGGDCADCPAVPPHFTMEYFCGNLGVLMGETYEVERKSRLLGVETSLSIARGMIGGLDRLHYEGIIHRDVKPFNVMLAEDQGGPGTVKLIDFGLSKLRGERTAHHKGMVVGSPYYAAPEQEADPESADERSDLYSVGVTLYRMLTGCLPDGTPGGKGVAPIREVHADLDRGWDDFFATALARDPAARFPDGPAMLAALDELEARWRKRRDAACAAPDLLAEPEPLKTCPPPRSKPLKAGLKQGRAAFGLDELWRPECYAHGEFVDQGDGTVVERTRGLVWERHGSRYPLTWERANSHVARLNKNGYAGRADWRLPTVAELTTLFTGRTEPGEFCFESAFDPQKARLWSADRKAFTAAWYVDAELGFVWWQDLTCRFFARAVAG